The sequence AATTTCCATTCATATCCGGGCAATGCAATGGTTGTGGAGCTTGTTTATTGGTTTGTCCATTTGATGCTATTCAGGAAGGAAAACAGATTATCGGGGCAATATATCAGGGTAAATATCAGCGAAACAATGATTTGAATTTGCTTCTGGTATGGGGTGAGATTGAAGTTGGTTGTGAGAATACATCACTGCTGGTAAAAGCTACCCGTGATTATGCTCTTGATTTAGTTTCTGGGGAATTTAATTCATCTGAGGAATCAATTTCTGATTCTGGAGAAGTAATTTCTGATTCTGGAGAAGTAATTTCTGATTCTGGAGAAGTGATTTCTAATTCATCTAGGGAATCCATTTCTAATTCAAATATCAATCAAAATTCGAATGTCCCGTATGGTGAGGATAAACTACCCAATAATGGGTATGAATATGTTATAATAGATACTGCTGCCGGGACCCACTGCAATGTAATAAACGCCTTAATGGGGGTGGACCTGGCTCTGGCAGTCACTGAACCAACTCCACTGGGAAAACATGATCTGGAGTTAATCTTAAGTTTACTGGAAATAATGGAGACACCAGTCCAGATAGTGGTTAACAA is a genomic window of Methanobacterium formicicum DSM 3637 containing:
- a CDS encoding 4Fe-4S binding protein; translated protein: MNNNVIKIAITGGKGGTGKSTVSTSLAMELSRKNRVILVDADVECPDDRIILSTTQEKVEDVESLLPFFNQDKCSKCGACSEVCRENALIFVKDKFPFISGQCNGCGACLLVCPFDAIQEGKQIIGAIYQGKYQRNNDLNLLLVWGEIEVGCENTSLLVKATRDYALDLVSGEFNSSEESISDSGEVISDSGEVISDSGEVISNSSRESISNSNINQNSNVPYGEDKLPNNGYEYVIIDTAAGTHCNVINALMGVDLALAVTEPTPLGKHDLELILSLLEIMETPVQIVVNKSDMGDLNLIKIVSQDFNIPLIQEIPYEKDILKKHARNQPVTHENIKKLADSILNLSIKTSSADGVLPQ